One Ignavibacterium album JCM 16511 genomic region harbors:
- the ftsE gene encoding cell division ATP-binding protein FtsE translates to MLSISNVTFHYKNQPLFDNISLELAAGEFAFLIGKSGSGKTTLLQLIYMNVLPESGTITVGQFNSSLIKKSQLALLRRKIGIVFQDFKLLADRNVYENLAFVLEVTNTPKRDIKRKVNDALTEVGLSHKRLNMPNQLSGGEKQRIAIARAILNDPLIILADEPTGNLDPETSSEILDLLMKINKRGTAILFATHNYELVRKNSNARIFKIENGKITKGFLKQSV, encoded by the coding sequence ATGCTATCTATTTCTAATGTTACATTTCATTATAAAAATCAACCATTGTTTGATAACATTTCACTTGAACTTGCTGCTGGTGAGTTTGCTTTTCTAATCGGTAAAAGTGGCAGCGGTAAGACTACTTTATTACAATTGATTTATATGAATGTTTTACCGGAGTCAGGAACCATAACTGTAGGACAATTCAATTCATCTTTGATAAAGAAAAGTCAATTAGCATTACTCAGAAGAAAAATCGGAATTGTGTTCCAGGATTTTAAATTGCTGGCTGACAGAAATGTTTATGAAAACCTTGCATTCGTGCTGGAAGTAACAAACACACCCAAACGAGATATAAAGAGAAAAGTTAATGATGCGTTAACCGAAGTCGGATTGTCTCATAAAAGACTAAATATGCCTAATCAACTTTCAGGAGGTGAAAAGCAGAGGATAGCAATCGCAAGAGCAATATTGAATGATCCTTTAATTATTCTTGCAGATGAACCTACAGGAAATCTTGATCCGGAAACTTCATCAGAGATACTTGATTTACTTATGAAAATTAATAAAAGGGGAACAGCGATTCTTTTCGCTACGCACAATTACGAATTGGTAAGAAAAAATTCGAATGCGAGAATATTCAAAATTGAGAATGGAAAAATCACAAAAGGATTTTTAAAGCAATCGGTTTAA